One region of Halomicrobium sp. LC1Hm genomic DNA includes:
- a CDS encoding universal stress protein, translated as MSDALVVVEDIDRDRQLLDRARSFAAGSDSDLVVLSLVTTDEYEEVAETLDAIGKVEHTTYDEGAILDGLASDVSDLAKEVLGEDIAYDVRVEVADEDQADRIITLADETDCDHIFLPGQRRSPTGKAVFGDRTQRVILDFGGYVTVAMD; from the coding sequence ATGTCAGATGCGCTCGTCGTCGTCGAAGATATCGATCGTGATCGCCAACTGCTGGACCGCGCGCGTTCGTTCGCCGCCGGCTCGGACAGCGACCTCGTCGTCCTCTCGCTGGTGACGACCGACGAGTACGAGGAAGTCGCGGAGACGCTCGACGCCATCGGGAAGGTCGAACACACCACCTACGACGAGGGCGCGATCCTCGACGGGCTCGCGAGCGACGTCTCGGACCTGGCAAAGGAGGTCCTGGGTGAGGATATCGCCTACGACGTGCGCGTCGAGGTCGCCGACGAGGATCAGGCCGACCGGATCATCACACTCGCCGACGAGACGGACTGCGATCACATCTTCCTGCCTGGGCAGCGTCGTTCGCCGACCGGCAAGGCGGTCTTTGGCGACCGAACACAGCGAGTCATCCTCGACTTCGGCGGCTACGTCACCGTCGCCATGGACTAA
- a CDS encoding ABC transporter ATP-binding protein, whose translation MSDRATTTGTTRDDDDIVMSLENVSVDFEKEQGVVESLFDEPETVQAVSDVSIDIPENDVLALVGESGCGKTTLGKTIIGVQRPTDGTVSYRGQDVWDAKDGRGDVTVPFDDIRRSLQMIHQDPGAALNPNRKVLTTLEAPLKKWDPEMSTEDRRARIFALLDRVGMEPPEDYAHRFPHQLSGGEQQRIALVRALLMNPDVILADEAVSALDVSLRVETMNLLLELQEQFNTSFVFISHNLSNARYLAQEAGGRIGIMYLGEIVEIGPPDEVLNDPQHPYTKVLRWATADLDPTAQEMTDPPVRSIDIPDPVNPPSGCRFHTRCPEAREACTTTAPELGEEAATANERCAACHRTDPDHEYWESEPLDGVEAAESPTLND comes from the coding sequence GTGAGCGACCGCGCCACGACGACGGGGACCACCCGGGACGACGACGATATCGTGATGTCGCTGGAGAACGTCTCGGTCGACTTCGAGAAAGAGCAGGGCGTCGTCGAGTCGCTGTTCGACGAGCCAGAGACCGTCCAGGCGGTCAGTGACGTGTCGATCGACATCCCCGAGAACGACGTGCTCGCACTCGTCGGGGAGTCTGGGTGCGGGAAGACGACGCTGGGCAAGACGATCATCGGCGTCCAGCGCCCCACCGATGGGACCGTCTCCTACCGAGGCCAAGACGTGTGGGACGCCAAGGACGGCCGCGGCGACGTGACCGTTCCCTTCGACGACATCCGGCGCTCCCTCCAGATGATCCACCAGGATCCCGGCGCGGCGCTCAACCCCAACCGGAAGGTCCTGACGACGCTGGAAGCGCCCCTGAAGAAGTGGGACCCCGAGATGTCCACCGAGGACCGCCGGGCGCGGATCTTCGCGCTGCTGGACCGGGTGGGCATGGAGCCACCCGAAGACTACGCGCATCGGTTCCCCCACCAGCTCTCGGGGGGCGAACAGCAACGGATCGCGCTGGTCCGTGCCCTGCTGATGAATCCGGACGTGATCCTCGCCGACGAGGCCGTCTCGGCGCTCGACGTGTCGCTGCGCGTCGAGACGATGAATCTCCTCCTGGAACTGCAAGAACAGTTCAACACCTCGTTCGTGTTCATCAGCCACAACCTCTCGAACGCTCGCTATCTGGCACAGGAGGCGGGCGGACGCATCGGCATCATGTATCTCGGGGAGATCGTCGAGATCGGCCCGCCCGACGAGGTCCTGAACGACCCCCAGCACCCCTACACGAAGGTGCTGCGCTGGGCGACCGCCGATCTGGACCCGACCGCACAGGAGATGACCGATCCGCCGGTCCGCTCGATCGACATCCCGGACCCGGTGAATCCGCCGTCGGGCTGTCGGTTCCACACCCGCTGTCCGGAGGCTCGGGAAGCCTGTACCACCACGGCCCCGGAACTGGGCGAGGAGGCGGCGACGGCGAACGAACGCTGTGCCGCCTGTCACCGCACCGATCCCGACCACGAGTACTGGGAGAGCGAACCGCTCGACGGCGTCGAAGCCGCCGAGTCGCCGACACTGAACGACTGA
- a CDS encoding ABC transporter ATP-binding protein: MQGQRTQGGPDSADPIIEARNVCVTYDLEHRDAMVLDDVSIDLRRGEILGVVGESGSGKSMLANAMMDAVEEPGITTGEVTYHPEDGGEPVDVLDLSTEELKEFRWEEVSMVFQGALSSFNPTMSIRGHFEETLAAHDYDVEAGMDRARQLLSDLYLDPDRVLDSYAHELSGGMSQRALIALSLILEPQVLLMDEPTAALDLLMQRSILSLLADIKEKYDLTILFITHDLPLVAGLADRLAILYAFELAEVGTATQIAHDSKHPYTRALLQAVPNLDAPTDSMRPIEGTAPNPAHVPDGCHYAPRCPLATRECHEETPPWIDVEDDHRSACFHYDEAEDAVPFDLSEVSDA; encoded by the coding sequence ATGCAAGGACAACGCACGCAGGGTGGCCCCGACAGCGCGGACCCGATCATCGAGGCCCGCAACGTCTGTGTCACCTACGACCTGGAGCACCGAGACGCGATGGTACTGGACGACGTGTCGATCGACCTCCGCCGGGGCGAGATCCTCGGCGTCGTCGGCGAGTCCGGCAGCGGCAAGTCGATGCTTGCAAACGCCATGATGGACGCCGTCGAGGAACCCGGGATCACGACCGGGGAGGTGACCTACCACCCCGAGGACGGCGGCGAACCGGTCGACGTTCTCGACCTCTCGACCGAGGAGCTCAAAGAGTTCCGCTGGGAGGAAGTGTCGATGGTGTTCCAGGGCGCGCTGTCGTCGTTCAACCCCACCATGTCGATCCGCGGGCACTTCGAGGAGACGCTGGCGGCCCACGACTACGACGTGGAGGCGGGGATGGACCGGGCCCGGCAGTTGCTGTCGGACCTGTACCTCGACCCCGACCGCGTGCTCGACTCGTACGCCCACGAACTCTCGGGCGGGATGAGCCAGCGGGCGCTGATCGCACTCAGCCTGATCCTCGAACCGCAGGTACTCCTGATGGACGAGCCGACGGCGGCGCTCGACCTGCTGATGCAGCGCTCGATCCTCTCCTTGCTGGCCGACATCAAGGAGAAGTACGACCTGACGATCCTCTTTATCACCCACGACCTCCCGCTGGTCGCGGGACTGGCCGACCGACTGGCGATCCTCTATGCCTTCGAACTCGCGGAGGTCGGCACCGCAACGCAGATCGCCCACGACTCGAAGCACCCCTACACGCGGGCGCTGCTGCAGGCCGTGCCGAACCTCGACGCGCCGACCGACTCGATGCGACCGATCGAGGGGACCGCGCCGAACCCGGCCCACGTCCCCGACGGCTGTCACTACGCGCCGCGGTGTCCGCTCGCGACCAGGGAGTGTCACGAGGAGACGCCGCCGTGGATAGACGTCGAGGACGACCACCGCTCGGCCTGCTTCCACTACGACGAGGCCGAGGACGCCGTTCCGTTCGACCTCTCGGAGGTGTCCGACGCGTGA
- a CDS encoding ABC transporter permease — protein sequence MSPTDRHDADDVDESDVGAVVDGLTDDPDRFTDEDRTPERGAISGHARNGRVAADGGSSSVSEFQQMADVSMTDAERRRQWIDEKLLAPARIVWSDWRARTGVLVVLFYLFVGTVGLLLVTEPSPNQGGYLIGAFRTLEYPLGTTQSGVSLLSQVVHATPSMLTMVASGAVFTVCLGTVFGTIAGYKGGTADRVLMVVTDVMMTIPGLPLTIVLASALQIEGNPVVIGILVTINAWAGLARAIRSQVLTLRDAEYVEASRIMGMETSVIISGDIVPNLMPYITMNFVQQARAVIFGVVGLYFLGVLPYNSSNWGVMMNAAVNRAGAISSPAAFHWLLVPMVAVIGLALGLTLLAQGADRIFNPRVRARHAETVASDDDEGGI from the coding sequence GGACGACGTGGACGAGAGCGACGTCGGCGCTGTCGTCGACGGACTCACCGACGACCCCGACCGCTTTACCGACGAGGATCGCACGCCCGAGCGGGGTGCCATCTCGGGCCACGCCCGCAACGGCCGCGTCGCGGCCGACGGGGGCTCCTCGTCGGTCTCGGAGTTCCAACAGATGGCCGACGTGTCGATGACCGACGCCGAACGGCGGCGACAGTGGATCGACGAGAAACTCCTCGCGCCGGCCCGGATCGTCTGGAGCGACTGGCGCGCGCGCACGGGCGTGCTCGTCGTCCTGTTTTACCTGTTCGTAGGGACGGTCGGACTCCTGCTCGTCACGGAACCGTCGCCCAACCAGGGCGGCTATCTGATCGGGGCCTTCCGGACGCTCGAGTACCCGCTGGGAACGACCCAGTCCGGCGTGAGCCTCCTCTCGCAGGTGGTCCACGCCACGCCGTCGATGCTGACCATGGTCGCCTCCGGCGCGGTCTTTACGGTCTGTCTCGGGACGGTCTTCGGGACCATCGCCGGCTACAAGGGCGGCACCGCCGACCGGGTGCTGATGGTCGTCACCGACGTCATGATGACTATTCCGGGGCTCCCGCTGACGATCGTGCTGGCCTCGGCGCTCCAGATCGAGGGCAACCCGGTCGTCATCGGGATCCTCGTGACGATCAACGCCTGGGCGGGGCTGGCACGCGCCATCCGCTCGCAGGTGTTGACGCTGCGCGACGCCGAGTACGTCGAAGCCTCCCGCATCATGGGGATGGAGACCTCGGTCATCATCTCCGGGGACATCGTCCCGAACCTGATGCCCTACATCACGATGAACTTCGTCCAGCAGGCTCGTGCGGTCATCTTCGGCGTCGTCGGTCTGTACTTCCTCGGCGTCTTGCCGTACAACAGCAGCAACTGGGGCGTCATGATGAACGCCGCCGTCAACCGTGCCGGCGCGATCTCTTCGCCCGCCGCGTTCCACTGGCTGCTGGTCCCGATGGTCGCGGTCATCGGCCTCGCGCTGGGCCTGACGCTGCTGGCCCAGGGAGCCGACCGGATCTTCAATCCGCGGGTCCGTGCCCGCCACGCCGAGACCGTCGCGAGCGACGACGACGAGGGAGGGATCTGA